The DNA sequence ATATTTTATAAAGTTTAAGAGAAGTTCGGCCTTTCCCGGTCGGACTTCTTTTTTTGCTTGGAAAGCCCGTTCTGTTTATTCTGTGGCTGAATACTATGATGAGTACAGAACTTTGCCTGTTCGTTTGCATGTGATTATAATTCGATAATCTTGAAGATTGCTTGACTGGCGTATGCTTTGGGAAAAGAAGAGTAAGGTTGAATTCCAGCGGACAGACAGAATAAGGGGGAGCTCATATGAATGTAAACAGAAATATCTCCATTATTGGGGTACCTATGGATCTCGGCCAGTCGCGTCGGGGCGTTGATATGGGGCCGAGTGCTGTGCGATATGCCGGAATGAAGGAACGTTTGCTCGAGATTGGGTATGAAGTGAAAGACCTCGGAGATATAACAGTGGATCACACACTGGATGAAAGTGAAGGGCAGCTTAAGAATCTTAATGAAATTGCAAGAGTATCAGATGAACTTGCCGCAACATCAGACGGCGTTATAAAAGAAGGAAATTTTCCCCTGATCGTCGGGGGAGACCATAGTATTGCGATTGGCAGCTTGGCTGGCATTTCCCGTAACTATGAGAACTTGGGAGTCATTTGGTATGATGCCCATGGTGATCTGAATACTCCCGAAACCTCTCCTTCAGGCAATATTCACGGCATGCCGCTTGCCGCAAGTCTTGGTATTGGTCACAAACGGCTCGTTAACCTGTATGCTGAAGGGGCGAAAATCAAGCCGGAAAACCTTGTCATAATCGGAGCAAGGTCGTTGGATCCCGGCGAGAAGGAGCTTATTAGAGAAAAAGGCATTCGAGTCTATACAATGCATGAAGTAGATCGAATGGGCATGCCAGCAGTGATTGATGAGGCAATTGGTTATTTGAAGGAGCGGACAGACGGCTTGCATCTGAGCCTTGATCTCGACGGTCTGGATCCTTCCGAAGCTCCTGGAGTCGGAACACCAGTGATGGGAGGCATGACTTACAGGGAAAGTCATCTTGCCATGGAAATGATCCACGAATCTGGTATGCTCACTTCAGCTGAATTTGTAGAAGTGAACCCGATACTTGATGATAGGAATCGGACAGCTGACCTAGCCGTAGGGTTAATGGGCTCTTTGTTTGGTGAAAAGTTAAAATGAAATTTCTAGATCGATTTGCCATGAAGGCGGATCGGTCTTTTTTTATGAAATCAAAATTTACATAAAACATAGTTTACTTATCGGTTTAATTATATTATGATGTATGGAACCATAAAGGGAATGCTTCCCAGTTGGAGAAAGGGGATGATGATTTGGGAGCGGTGCGAACAGTTGTGAATGGTTTGCGATGTTGGTCGGCATAATTCAAAAGTTGGCAGATCAATAGAAAAACCAAGGGGGATTTCCAAATGTATAAACGTTTTGGTAAGAAGTTTATCCTAATCGCAATTTTAATCGTATTCTCACTTATCACAGCAGCTTGCGGCAACTCAGAGAACGCATCCAACGGTAAGGCAAAAGGTAAGAAGACGAGAGAACTACTGAATGTCAGCTATGATCCTACACGTGAACTGTACAAGGAATTCAATACAGCCTTCAGTAAACATTGGGAAGAAGAGACTGGCGAGAAGCTGACAATCAAGCAATCACATGGAGGTTCTGGAGCTCAAGGTCGCTCAATCATCGACGGGGTTAATGCAGATGTAGCTACACTCGCGCTCGCCTATGACATTGATGCAATTGCAGAATCACGCAAACTTTTACCTGATAACTGGCAGGAAAAACTACCGGAAAACTCGACACCATATACGTCTACAATTGTTTTCCTCGTACGAAAAGGTAATCCGAAGCAAATCAAAGACTGGGACGATTTGGTTCGTAAAGACGTCTCCATAGTTACGCCGAATCCGAAAACATCAGGTGGTGCACGGTGGAATTATCTTGCAGCCTGGATTTATGCAAAAGACAAATACAACGGTGATGAACAGAAGATAAAAGGGTTTATGAAAAATCTTTTCTCCAACGTGGCTGCTTTGGACTCAGGAGCGCGTGGAGCAACGACTTCATTCGTTGAACGGGGAATTGGGGATGTGCTGATTGCATGGGAAAACGAAGCGATTCTTTCACTTGAAGAGCTTGATAAGAACAAATTCGATATTGTCGCTCCTTCGATTAGCATTCTGACTGAACCGCCAGTAGCCGTTGTCGAAAAGAATGCAGACAAGAACGGAAACCGTGAAGTCGCAGAAGCTTATCTGAAATACCTCTACACTGAAGAAGGACAGGAAATTGCAGCCAAGCATTATTACCGTCCGCGCAACAAAGAAATTTATGAAAAGTACAAAGATGTTTTCCCCGAGGTGAAGCTTGTAACAATCAACGATGAATTCGGAGACTGGCAAAAGGCTCAGAAGACGCACTTCGCTGATGGTGGAACATTTGACGAAATCTATCAGAAGTGAAGAGGAGGGACCTGAGATGAAAAAGAGAAAAGTGAAAAACGTACTCCCCGGCTTCGGACTGAGTATGGGTCTCGTCCTTGCATATTCAAGTCTGCTTGTTGTAATCCCTTTGCTCATGGTTTTCATCAACTCATCACAAATGGGGTGGAGCGGCTTCATTTCAGCTGTAGGCAACCATCGAGTGCTTGCAGCATTGAAGCTCAGCTTCCTGACAGCTTTTCTTGCAGCTTCCATTAATGTCATCTTCGGTATATTGCTTGCCTGGGTGCTTGTCCGGTATTCTTTTCCGGGCAAGCGCATTATTGACGGACTGATCGATTTGCCGTTTGCGCTTCCTACAGCGGTGGCTGGAATTGTTTTAACTACGCTATATTCGAAAAACGGCTGGATAGGGAAGTTCCTGCCTTTTAAAGTATCTTTTACAGAGTTCGGAATTGTCATCGCCTTGATTTTCATAGGCATTCCATTTGTTGTGAGAATGGTACAGCCAGTGCTTGAGGATTTGGATCCGCAGCTGGAAGAGGCGGCTGTAAGTCTTGGGGCGAGCCGGGTACGTACAATCACTAAAGTGATCATGCCGGAGTTGACACCAGCCATACTGTCCGGCTTTGGCCTGGCATTCGCGAGAGCGGTCGGTGAATACGGTTCAGTAATTTTTATAGCTGGAAATCTTCCATACAAGACAGAGATTGCTCCACTACTCATCATGACAAAGTTGGAGCAATACGATTATGCGGGAGCAACCGCTATTGCCGCAGTTATGCTAGTCATTTCATTCGCAATCTTAATTACAATCAACTTCCTCCAAATGCGTGCTGTAGGACGTGTGCTGGCGAAAGGGGTGTAGCAAATGGAAGCTTTGGAGACTTTGCAGACATCACATAAGGTGAAAAGCTTTAAAAAAGCAAACACAGAGCCGCGCTGGTTGCAAGGACTTCTGATCAGCATTGCGGTTCTGTTTATCGGATTGTTTCTCATAGTGCCGATGGTGGCCATTTTCACTCAGGCATTTGCCAAGGGAGCTGATGTTTATTGGGCAGCGGTTACAGAGCCGGATGCACTTTCCGCGATTAAACTCACCTTGCTCGTTCTTCTAATCTCCCTGCCAATCAACGTAATATTCGGTATTGCGGCAGCCTGGTTGATTACGAGGTTTAGATTTAGAGGGAAAAACCTGCTGCTTGCTTTGATAGATCTTCCATTTGCCGTATCTCCAGTTATTGCCGGGCTTGTCTTCATCCTGTTGTTTAGCTCAAATGGTTTATTTGGACCGTTCCTGGAACAGTATAATCTTCAAATTGTTTTTGCCTTACCTGGTATTGTACTGGCCACATTATTCGTAACAATGCCGTTTATCGCCAAAGAGCTCATTCCTGTTATGCAGGCTCAGGGACGAGAGGAAGAGGAAGCAGCGCGTACCCTAGGGGCA is a window from the Aciduricibacillus chroicocephali genome containing:
- the rocF gene encoding arginase, which produces MNVNRNISIIGVPMDLGQSRRGVDMGPSAVRYAGMKERLLEIGYEVKDLGDITVDHTLDESEGQLKNLNEIARVSDELAATSDGVIKEGNFPLIVGGDHSIAIGSLAGISRNYENLGVIWYDAHGDLNTPETSPSGNIHGMPLAASLGIGHKRLVNLYAEGAKIKPENLVIIGARSLDPGEKELIREKGIRVYTMHEVDRMGMPAVIDEAIGYLKERTDGLHLSLDLDGLDPSEAPGVGTPVMGGMTYRESHLAMEMIHESGMLTSAEFVEVNPILDDRNRTADLAVGLMGSLFGEKLK
- a CDS encoding sulfate ABC transporter substrate-binding protein encodes the protein MYKRFGKKFILIAILIVFSLITAACGNSENASNGKAKGKKTRELLNVSYDPTRELYKEFNTAFSKHWEEETGEKLTIKQSHGGSGAQGRSIIDGVNADVATLALAYDIDAIAESRKLLPDNWQEKLPENSTPYTSTIVFLVRKGNPKQIKDWDDLVRKDVSIVTPNPKTSGGARWNYLAAWIYAKDKYNGDEQKIKGFMKNLFSNVAALDSGARGATTSFVERGIGDVLIAWENEAILSLEELDKNKFDIVAPSISILTEPPVAVVEKNADKNGNREVAEAYLKYLYTEEGQEIAAKHYYRPRNKEIYEKYKDVFPEVKLVTINDEFGDWQKAQKTHFADGGTFDEIYQK
- the cysT gene encoding sulfate ABC transporter permease subunit CysT, whose protein sequence is MKKRKVKNVLPGFGLSMGLVLAYSSLLVVIPLLMVFINSSQMGWSGFISAVGNHRVLAALKLSFLTAFLAASINVIFGILLAWVLVRYSFPGKRIIDGLIDLPFALPTAVAGIVLTTLYSKNGWIGKFLPFKVSFTEFGIVIALIFIGIPFVVRMVQPVLEDLDPQLEEAAVSLGASRVRTITKVIMPELTPAILSGFGLAFARAVGEYGSVIFIAGNLPYKTEIAPLLIMTKLEQYDYAGATAIAAVMLVISFAILITINFLQMRAVGRVLAKGV
- the cysW gene encoding sulfate ABC transporter permease subunit CysW → MEALETLQTSHKVKSFKKANTEPRWLQGLLISIAVLFIGLFLIVPMVAIFTQAFAKGADVYWAAVTEPDALSAIKLTLLVLLISLPINVIFGIAAAWLITRFRFRGKNLLLALIDLPFAVSPVIAGLVFILLFSSNGLFGPFLEQYNLQIVFALPGIVLATLFVTMPFIAKELIPVMQAQGREEEEAARTLGANSWHMFRYVTFPNIKWGLLYGVILCSARTVGEFGAVSVVSGHIRGLTNTLPLHIEILYNEYQFSAAFAAASLLSIIAIFTIVIQHILHYRKSGSLGRSR